The following DNA comes from Pristis pectinata isolate sPriPec2 chromosome 8, sPriPec2.1.pri, whole genome shotgun sequence.
CCCCCTTCATCTgatgcagtccatgtggtgaaggttcCCCAATGATTGAATAGGGAGTTCCAGTGATGAAGAaggatggtgatatatttccatgtgatGATAATGTGTGACGTAGAAGGGAATTTGCAGGGAATGTTCCCGtgcatctgctgtccttgtctttctaAGTGATGGAGGGCAGAGATTTTAGAGGTGTTGCTGCAAAAAAGAAGTCTTGATGAATTGCTGCAGAACATTTAGGAGATGGCTTCCACTGCAACCTTGATGATGAAGGGGCTGAATATTGATGAAGTTGAGCTCCTTGAATTCTGCTGGAGGTGTGCTGGGGATGCAGTAGCTCAATGGTTAATTAGTGGCCAGTGCTCAGGATCATCAGTCTCACTACAGGTAACATGAGTTACAGATGGTTGTTAAAACCCACCTGATACATTAATAACCTGCAGCatgggaaatctgccatcctcagcCAGTTTGGACTCTATTTGACTCCATACACAGCAATACAGTGAactcatttcagaggcacttaGGAATGGTCACTAAATATTGGCATTTTCAGTGGCATATCCATCCAATGGACGTGTAAATTCATCCGGGCAAACGCAGAAATTTCAACACGATCATACCTTGTGCCCTGTAGCTGATGAATGACCTTGAGGAGGTTAGGACTTACTTTTGCAGCCAAGTGTCTAGAAATCAGAAATTTCATCCAATGTACTAAACAGAGTCCCCATTTAGCTAAAATCTAATCAAAAGATTGTGAAATTAGGAAAACTTACCTTTAAGTTATTACTAGGGTGGTTTTCAGCCTGATTGCCATGTTAAAAATACGACCCGGTGATTCcgaatcagaatctgaatcagatttattatcactgacataacgtgtgaaatttgttattttgtagcagcagcacagtgcaaagacataaaaatgtatAAACTGGGAGATCATAGCTGTTGTGTCTTGTCTCAAGGAAGCATGGAAAATGACTCCCAACCTtaactggtccagccacataaataccttaGCCTAGAATTTTTTATTGGAATTAAATCTGGAGATTTCTTGATAAGCACAACACTTTTATCAGTTAAGTTATGAAGGAGATGTGATCTGATGTGTAAATAAGTGCAACTATATTAATTGATGATAAAGCACCTCCAGCATATAGTGTTTTAGAGATAAGTTTTAATGACTGTTCCAGAGTTGTAAATTTTCAGAAAATCCAAAAaacctgcaaatggtggaaatctgaaataaatgctggaaaaagtcagcaggttgggcagtaactatggaaagagaaacagaattaaattttCAGGTCTAACTcataaataattttcaatatGTTGCAGTCTAATTGAGGAGCTTCCTGAAGCAAATGTCCTTCTTCTTCGTCATTTGTTTGGTGTTTTAAATCGCATTGAAAAAAACTCAGAAGAGAACCAGATGACAGCTTTTAACCTGGCTCTTTGCATAGCTCCAAACATGCTGTGGCTTCCTAGTCCAATGAGCCCAGAGGAAGAGAGCAAATGCACAAGAAAGGTAACAAATTTACTTTAGACTTCCACATTTCTGCAGACAGTTCAGAACTTATAATATCCTATTATTTGGTAAAGTTAGTTGGGAGATATATCTCAATGTTCTGTGTAGTTTTAAATTTCTATTCTGCTTTGTGCATCCATTAGGACCATAGCCTAAACTGAGAAGGTTTTAGAAGCCCCATTTATTATCAGCTGCTTCAATGACTTTCCCTCCATTATAAGGCCACTGTTTGATGGTGATTGCAATGTTGAGTTCCATTTGCAGGTCCTCAGATGATgataaattccttgcttgcatgaagaaTGAGAGCATAGTGCTGTGTTACCAGACAGAAGCATAACCTACTGGTCTAGGAATCACAATTTTAATTGCTGCCATGGCAGATGAGGTACTTAAATTAATAAGTCTAAATTTTTGTATCATTAATGGTGAAAACCCCATTTTATTCACTTGGCAGTGAAGTCTGCCACCCTTACGAGGTTCAACCTACATGTGACCATTTTACCACTTGGAGGTTTTTCAGAGAACCTCAGTTTTCCAAGTAGCCTCACTGTTTTCCAAGTAGCATTTTTTTTCAGAACCACAGTAATGTGATTAAGTTTTAAAGGCCCAGGGAACGACccagctcaagggcaattagagatgggtaataaatactggcctaTCCAAAGGTCTCCACacaaatatgaataaataaaaacaaaatgcaaataggCCTAGACACCACCTCTTCATGACATTCAACAGCTTTATTGCTGCTAAACACCCCAACATCGATTTTCTGGGAGTTTACTATTGAGCACAAACCTAATTGACCACTTACATAATTAGTTTGGCTGCAAAACCAGGTCCTTTGCACCAACCAACAAGGCAAGATCAGGAGTGTGATTGAATACTCTTCTAAAACTGTTCAAGAAGCTTagcaccatccaagacaaaggacCCCACTTGTTTGGTACCACAACCACCACCTTAAACTTTCACTTCCTCCACTACTGAAGGACCATCAACTAGAAGCACTGTAGGAATTTGCTCAAGTCAAAATAAGGCCTCCCAAACAGGAGTCCATGTCGGACCCGAAGGATTGCCTCCAATGGGCAaaccatcctgaattggaaatatgaTGCCATTCCTTCAACTctttacccaacagcactgtgactGCACAATGACTGCAGCACTTCAAGATGACTGCTCACTTTTCCCACTTACTTCTCccactccttcctcctccctgttCTGTCAATAACTCATACCATTTTTCACGTCTCTCCTCAGCAACTTTCCCTTCCCCAAGCCCAACTTGTCACTGTTCCTCTGCCTTAATGTTTTCCAGTCACTATCCTTGGCTTGAAAACCCCTTGGAAAAATTCACAACAACTCTTTGTTGCCATAGGGCTCATCAAAGCACCTGTCATTGCCAACATATGACAGCAGAATCTCCAAAACTAGTAAAGACTGAtggctcatctgctgctgaaacattCACTCATGATTTTGTTGCCTTGAGACTTACCCATTCTCGTTCTGACTCCCATTCCATATTCTGTGAACCTGACTTGATCCAATACACAGCCTCGCGTGTCTTTATTCACTCTTTATCCCTATGCGTGCTGACCAGCATTGGCTTCCATTTAAGTAGCACTTCTATTTcaaatttctctttcttttttaattCCCGCGCTCCCCTatttctgtaatctcttccaTTTACAACTTTGATTCATTTTTCCTTAAGACGGAGAAGGGTAACAATCACAGAGGAATCCCATCAATTCTATTCCCCCACTTAGAccctgtaacttgttctctcccacatacccatcaactccatcctgattTACTTATCACTCAGCTACACAAAGAGTAATttccaatgaccaattaacctaccaaccagaacATCTCTGGGATGTTAGAGGAAACTTCAGCATTGGGcgagggggcggggggtgggttgTAACCCATGTGGTTGCACTGCACATGGACAGGATAGACCCCTTGTTGCTGGAGGTGTAAAGCAACAATACTGCTAGTTCCACTGCTATACTACCCTGCAATCCTCTGAAATAGTTCCACTCCTCCACTACTGAAGATCTCTGATTTTGATAGCTTCACCATTGTTAGTCaagtcttcagctgccaagaccttAAGATCTGAAGTTTGTCCTaatcttctttctctctctacccttctttcctcctttaagatgctgaATAAAACCAACCATTTTGACCAATTGTTTTTGTCTTCTGCTACAATATCTCCTTAGTCAGGTTTTGTGTTTACACTTGTGTGAGGGCTTTGTGACATTTTGCTACATCAAAGGCCACAATGATAAtacatattattattattactgtcaAGGTCCGATGTGAAAAGTCTACCTCTAATGAGAACAATAACTTACCCAGTAggtaattaatttttttgtttttttatttgggATTCCTTATCACTATATTCCTGTGGACATTTATCGTAAAGATTTGTTTTAGCTTTCAACAAAAATCTCCCAAATGTATTGGAGTCATCAGATCCATACAACACTATTACATAATGCACTGACTTCAGGCTCAGTTGTTACCCAGGGCACTAGCTGTAGCATAAAACTGTTGGGTTATGATTTGCCAGCTTTATCTCACTGATCACTCTGTGATCTCCCTTTTTCTGTAAAGAGAAGCAAGATgaaaagggagagaagggaaagacAGCAAAATTATAAACTCATTCCAAGTCATGTTCTTGCCAAATAGTTGAAAAGAAATTATTGTTTATTAATGTTATTCTTAAAATCAAGTGTTTAGTCTGTACTTGCCCTGTCCATTCATCTATAATCTTTGATCATTAAACACAGTTGTAGATTCTAATCATGAgatatttgtaatttattattTGATAAAGTCTATTATAATTAGAATTGGATTTGCTTCCAACTGTCTGAAAAAAGTTTAATACAAGTTAATTCATGTTATTGGACACAGATTGAACTCAGAATCAGAGGACTGCTTGGAGTTGTAGTATGATTCCACATTCCTGCAGTTCCAATGTGAAGGCATGCTTGATGGGGCACAGGCGGGTAATCAGATCGGATCTATCAATTCTTGTCAATGTTACCCTTGTGGACTAGGATCACAGAATCACTACTTACTAATTCTATTTTTGTGAATTAATCAAATTCAGCCAAGACAACAATAGGTAACTGCGCTTGAAATTCATCTTCGTTGCTAGTGCTACAGTAGCTGCCGTGCAGTATTCTACTAGCATTAAGTATCAATCCACAGCGTCAATTTGGATGACATTTTCAAATCAATAGTGGGATAAGAGCGTTGCCAAATAAGTGAACCTGACACTTAAACAGGAGAAAATTATCCTGCGGCTCACTGTGAATACCAAAACATTCTCTCATTACCCATCTATCTTTAACTCCTTAATATTAACTCTGTAATTCTGGCACAGAAGTATTCATGCATTTTCACTATCTCTTCTAAATTGGACGTCATGCTACCTTTAGGCTCAAGACAGATACATGAGAAAGGCCAACTGATAAATCTGGAAAGTCCTTGCACATTCACCATCACAGAAAGCCTCGCCTCACTCTGCATCTCCCAAAAAGTTAATTGAACAATGGTTTCACCATTGAAGTAGGCAGAGATCGAGGTAGTTATTTGTTCATCCTTTCAACAAAAGCTTTCAGGTTGCACAACTCTTCTCTCACCCACTCAGGCTGTGCCAGTGTCATATTTCTTACCATGAGGTTCTTCAGCCTCTTCCCCATTTTTGACACTTTGATTACCTCATCTCTATCATTTAAGGTGATCTTCATATACTGCTCTGCCAAGCCCTGCAATGTCATCACCGAgccctcttctcttctctcctgctCATTCTCTATAGCTacaacagtacctcatcttcctTACCTTCCTCTCCTCTGAGTTCTTACCCTGCTGTCCACATTCACTCCTACCCCTTATAACCTCTTTCCTCTCTTGCCATTATTAATCATTCTTGGTACTGTTGCCCAGTAAATGTGGACAAAGCATGCATCAGTTGTTGGTCAGCAGAATTGAATATATGGGACCTGAATTTGCAAACCAAACAAATCTACAGTCAGCTATTCCTTTACAAATAGCATCAGTTGGATTGAAAATGGAagtttaatttaagttttcttGCAGGATTTTCAATGCACTGTAACTGTCCTCCTGTCCCGTGAACCTAATAAATGTCTTTCAAGTATTATTTGTTTGAATTTAATCAGCAATTATACATTAAATAATGATTTAAGTTTATTAATTTTTACTTCAGTTTCTGAAAATGTTTACAGACTATTTCAAATCAGATAGTTTGCCCTTGGCTTTCAAGAAGAGATAGCTGGCCAGATAGCTTCTATGGATGGTGAAGAAAGAGAAACCATTGCTTTGTAATAATATTACTTGCTTCAGACAGCAGCATAGTAGTTGCAAATTATGTTATACTTTCACTAGTTAAGGAACAACTTAAGCACAACTTTAACATAGATATTGTGTGACTGCTACTGTTTGTTAACACAGACCAACATTTTAATGTTTTCTATAATACATTGCTCAAAATAGTACACTTTTATACTGTACTCTCATTGTAAAGTAGTCACTGCCTTCCATAAGTTAATCATTATCTATTTGTTCCTGTGTTTCATTCCGAACACGCTACACCCTATGTGAAACAGAACAGGGCATTTTGTTACATCAAATGTATTacataaatatatgttgaatgCAGTGATGCATTAATTTCTGCTTGCTTTCTTTCAGGTGGCCATTCTTGTACAGTTCATGATTGAAAACTCTTACCAAATCTTTGGCAGTGGGCTGAATTCTCTCTTTGGGAGATCACAAGATGTCCAGCATGGCAATTCTGAGGACTCTTTAGGTTTGTGGTGTTTTGCTCATTACTTTTTCATGGACTGTGTTTGACTGTTTatcaaaaatgaaacattttttatcAGATGGAATTCTTATCCATAAAATACTAACAAACGGTAAGTTGCAAAAGCCCCAGAGGCAGAAATTTTACATCTGTTTGGAATGAGCAGCGACCATCAAAGCTCAGTGGTTAAAATTAGTAGTTCATACTTGGAATTGAGGTGGACAGAGCTGTGTATGTCGATGATGTTCAGTGCTCAGACTAAAATGTTCAGtcagtttcttttcattttctctgaAGCTCTGCAGATGTCTTCAAAATATGTGTTTAAATCTTAATAGAGATTTATCGTCACCATTTCATAACTGAACGTCTATTAGTCAAGAACCCTTTTACAAAAGGTTAAACCTGTACTAGGTTCCCATATAAACTCTATTGTGATTTAGTTGATTGCACCATGTGAGTCATAGGCTTAGCTGTCAAGGTGGAATTTTAGACCTGTAATTTTCACCGATATTAAGTCGCTGTGCAACTGTTAACTTGCTACATCATTCCCATTTATCAGTGACACAATGTAAAGTAATGGCTTGAAAACTGGGGGGCAGTATACCAATTTCTCGGTGCATGATTGGTACAAGAATATACCAGTGTGGTCTAAGTTCTATTTCTTCCAGTCCTTGTGTATCCTGCTTTGGGTGATCACTGGTTATAAAGGGTTGACTGTGGACACACTAACAAAGCAGATTAATTTCTACCAGTGTATTGTCAGCAGTTATCAGCCTTCACTTAGTGTATAAATCTCCTAAGTCAGGTCACAGGTTCAAGATATTTTCCAGTGATTGGAATGCAACACCCAGGTTGAACCATCTGTGCAATGTGGGGTGCTTTGCATTGTTTAGATGTGGTAGTAAGCCGAAGCCTTGTCCATCCTAGATAAAAACAGcgacgagtgcaaaacaacagaaaggTGCAGAGTacaacagaatagtgcaaagatagtagtgcaatctgagtagtgcaaaaagaaatgttaaggtgacaataacagaataactatgagagatagaattaagagactgagaacatggcagcatcactgggaagggAATGTgtaagaggtgattggttcagaagttggATAGCagttgggaagaagctgttcttgagtctggtcaaccggactttcaagctcctgtattgcagaaggtagaagagagaaaaaggaatggccagggtggcaggcatcctggaTAATATCATTAACCTTCCTGAAACAACACACTGTGAAGacagactggatggaaggaggtgaacatagaacatagaacattacagcacagtacaggccctatggcccacaatgttgtgctgacattttatcctgctctaagatctatctaaaccttccctcctacatagccctccatttctcgatcattTATGtctctaagagtcccttaaatgtccctaatgtacctgcccccacaaccttgaccggcagtacattccacgcacccaccactctctgtgtaaaaagacatTCCCTTATGGAAGGAATTCAGAGAGGAACAAGGGAACTCAGTCCAAAACCAAATACTTCAAAACCAAACCTTCAAcatacatcactgaaacagattatttgatcattattaTTTATGCAAACTTGTTGAATGCAAATTGAATGTTGTCTTTAATCATATTGCATTAGTGAATACACTTTAAAAAGTACTTCATCAGCTGCAAAGTCCTTTGGACTTCTTGAAGTTATGGAGGAATCTCTTGCTTAGAACTTCATTCCTGACTAGCATGCTAAATACACTATAATGTTGTACTCTGCCACTAAAATTCATTTTATTACCTATAGTAGAGGTACATTTGCCACTAATAATGGGGATGAACTACTAGTtaataaatacaaacatttttttttcccttttatttggCTGTAGTACCAAATTGAATGTTTTTTTCTCGTTTGTTATACTGCAATGTTTTGTGCTTTTTAAGATATTAGAaaataaggcataggagcaggagtaagtcatacaccccttcaagcctgctccatcgttccactgaccttggcctcaactcctcattGTTTCTTATAAACCTTATTTCCCTATGGTGCAAAAATCTGCTGATCTcaacattgaatatattcaatgactcagcctccatgGCTttctgagaattccaaagattcatgacccttggAGAGAAGAATTTCTTCCTGAGCTTGGTCCTAAATAAGCAAATAgctattctgaaactatgctccaTATTTCTAGATACCCCCGTAATGGGAAACATCTTCTCAAGCACTATAAAGGTGAACCTATTGTTTGCCTTCCTTAGTACTTGCTATCTTTCTGTGTTTCAAGCGCCCAGATCCCTCCACACAGAAGCTTTTTGAAGTCTATTTCTATTTCAACAACActctatttttctatttttcttattaaaGAGGATAATCACATTATACTGCACCTGCCAAATTTGTATCCACTTAATTAACCTACTTATGTTCCTTTGTAGACTCATTGTGTCCTCATTACAAATTgttttcccacctatctttgtattatcagcaaatttggctctGAAACTCTTGAGCTCTTAGCATATTTTGTAAATAGTGGAGGTCCAGGCATTGATCCCTTTTTCATTCCAATAGTTACAGCTTGCcatcctgaaaatgacccatttatcctgactctttCATTACAATCTAATCTGAACCAGTTTATTCCATTAATTCTGTCCATCTTGTTGGACTAAGGGGTTTAGTCCTACACTGTCTGGTGTAGAACTGAAGTACAGAAACTAATCTATGATCTGAGAGTACTGATGTCAGATAGGAGGGATGgcaaaaaaagttaaaatgctAATATAGATGGGACAAAACCAGCAAGAGTTCCTCCCTAATTATCTAATCCGCAGCTCCTGCTGCATAGTGCATAATGGGGGCGAGGTTTGGCTTGCCGATAATGACTAATTGAATATCCTCCCTTGGAGCACTGTCTATATCACATACATGAATATGTGGCTTTGATCATTTGTGGAAAAGCACTGCAGGAAGGTTCAATATTTTTAGACAAGATCATGGGAAATCCATGTGGAAGCAATGTAACATTTTCATCTTTCTTTTAATGTCACTTTTACAGATGTGGACTCAATACAGCCACAGTATTCATCCGATGACACAGAATCAGTATTGTCTgatcaaaataaacaaaagcttcAAAAGGAACGGCAAAGGAACTCTATCTTCATCACCTTGAACAATTCCAAGCGGTATGCTACTGAAGAAACCAAAGACATTAGGAGTCAGCAAAGATTCTTCAATGAAGAAGTTTCATCCAGGAAAATACTGGAGAAAAGTGACAGTGGAGACCTCTGCGAGCAATCAGAAAATGAGTCCTTATATTCTTATTCCTCCGTTTCTTCTCTTGCGGCTATTCAAAGCATTGACTCAGCTCGGGACCGTTGTTCATCAGAGCCCAGTGTTTGCCTGTCGCACCATCTTGCTTTGTCTCATGAGCCAGTGGCCCGCCAATCCAGCTGTGACGCAACCATGACTCATGGCCATATTGATTACTTACAGCAGTTGAAAATGCTTCAGATTGAAAGCCAGAAGCTATTAGATGATGGGAAAGGACCTATTTCTAATAAAATGAAATATACATTTTGGAGGTCTCCTCAGATTAATGCCAAAATGAAGCAGCCTAACCTCCACAGACTGAATTTGTCAACAAGGTCAAGTTTGTCTAGCCTATCTTCTCCTACAACTTCACCCTCAGAGTCGTCACTTAGTTCAATAGATAGTGCCTTCTCTTATTCTGACTCTTCAATGTTTGGTCGCAATGACTCTTTTCTCTGCATGTTGGGGAATTCTGGAAGAAACCAGGTATCCTTATCTTATACCTCCAATAGGCTTTCTGGTAAAGTGCCTGAGGCATCTCCATCTTCAATGGCTTGCTGCCTTGATGATATGCATTGGTACAATGaaatagagaaagaaagggaCTTGGATTGTGAGACCGAGGAAGAGGATTCAGCCCAAATATCAATGGGGCACAAAAGTCAAATGTCTTTGGATGTTGAAAGTTCTGAGAAAGATACTGAATGTTTTACAAGTGTGACATATGTTGGACAAGATTATACTGAGACAGACCTTGTCCAGAATAACACAGAGATGTTAAATGGAGAAGGTCATCAGGAAAAAAATAGTTTGACTGTTCCTAATGCAACACAATTTGTTACATCACCTGAGGACCCAACTTGTAGTGATATTAAACGCACTAAAATAACCTTCTACATGGCACCAGGAAAGGTCTTAACTGTACAGCACAAGGATGATCAAGAGAAGCAGAACCCTGAAGTTACCATTGCCGAACAAGATGACAAAGGCCACCATCGTGTTTCATCACCTAGAAAAGAAACTACAAGATGGTCAGGGCAGACTATTAAGCTCCACATCCCACAATCTGTGTTTTATGGACAGAATTCACCCTTGGTTCTCCAATCTGTGGGGCGACGACAAGTCTTTGAAAGATCCAAATCATCTGAGCAAAAAATTATTCCTGAGGACTTTTTAACCAGAAGTCCTTCCAGGGACTCTCCTTTACAGAGTGACAAGGAGTTATTGGACTGCTCAAGTCAACCTCAGCAATGCAGCAATAGCACAAGTAATAAAAGACATACTATTCGTATTGTTTTACCTCCTTCTGTTAAAAGTACTGTCAAGGACTACTTCCTTCACAATGAGGCTAAACACTGCCTCAGAGACACTACAACAGTTGAGAGTGAGCTAGTTAGAAGCAGGCAAGAATGGCAAAGCAGAAGATGCACCAATACACATTTAGAAGACTTTGAAAAGATTATTTTCACAGATGAATCTTATGTCTGAAAATGTAATGTTCTAACAGATGTTTTCATTACACCTGTTAAAACCAGATCAGCTCTTCATACTTTGTTACTGATATACCCACTTCCTGCATAAAAGATGACATGGGTGGTACTTATGCATATTGAGCACTGGCAGCATTACTATGGCCTAGAAGATATTGTTTCAGCCATTAACAATCTCTGACATGTTTGTAGAATATTCCTCCACCCATTATTTTAATAGAAATGCTAATTGTTTAAAGCCTTTTAAAATACTGGGTAAAGggacattttttgcttttatatgcTCATATTGAAAGCATCAATTTCTGGATTAATGTCACGACAATATTTCTTACAGCACCCTTCTCATCGTTATTTCTCTCTGGCTTAAGCACATCCAGCTTTTTAGGAATTTTATCTTTGATATCAAGCCAATGTTGAAGGTTTTCTTTTACGATATCTGAATCAGGCAGGTCCAAACTTCATGAGTGACCAATCAATTCAACTTTGCTTTTACAAATAGAATTGCACTAACTGAACAGGCATCGGGAAGATTACCAGGAAGTTGCAGGTATTTGGTTGATTGAACGCCAGTTATAGCCCTACACACATTGGGACCCATAAGTTATATGCTGTGTGTATTGAGGAttgaggtcatagagtcacacagctcagaaacaggcccattagcccaccaagtccacatgctgaccatgaagcatCCATTTAccctaattctattttattctccctacattccattAACTTTACCACTGACCTACCTActgaaggcaatttacagtggccaactaagtcaccaacctccatgtctttgggagaggggaggaaacaggagcacctggagtaagccacacagtcacagagagaatgtgcaaattccacagcaacagaagtcaggattgaacttgagtaGCTTGAGCTGTGAGATGgtagctttactagctgtgccactatgtcaCCCAACAGATATCTGCCTCCAAGGGAGAAAATCTGCACAACTTAAAGGGGAAACAGAAAGTCCACATATATAGATTTTCTTCATTTGTGGAACATTTGATTGACTATTTTCCCCCTGATTGCTGTGTCTAATAAGTATAGCCATAAGCTCTAATCACCAGGATGTGCCATTTACTGATCTGTTGCAGACTACCTCATCTCAAGTAGAACAGTGGAAGGGGGGCTATTATAATTAGCTTCTCATGAGACTAGGAAGAGCCAATGTTAGAGGCTTGTTTACTCAGCGTGTGTGCATGACTATCAGGCAAGAGCAAAAATATGCCTGTTTGATGATACTCATTGTTTGTGCCACATAATATACCAGAGGACTGCAGATATGTTGTCCTGAAAAACACAACGGAGAGTGCCATTGGATTGGATATGTATTTGCTTACCTCTCTGGTTCTTTGTCTGACTTTATATGCATAATGCAGTTAATTTCCAGTGAGAGTGAGGCGGTATAGCTCTTAAACCTGTCACTTTGGTACATTCCTTTTGACACATATTGCATTTGGATTTCTTTTTAGCAATGGTACCCCATTTCTCAATGTCATAGaagatgtttataatttttatttgaaagaaaTTGCTGTTCTTTTGTTCCTGCATGAACAACATTGATTGTATAGTGTATAGTGCTGAAGCAAATGTTAAACTATTGCATTCATTTTAATCTGAGCTATTAATTACCTTGAATGTTACTCATCATGAAGAATATTGTAGAGCACCATATTTATTACAACTAATGAAcactaaagttttttttataaatatatgaAGCTTCATTAAAAATTAGTTAATACTTTGTGTCATTGTAATATTTGACCATACAAGTTAAAGGAATCAAGTTCAAACCCTCAGTATAATAATACAAGCTGATCTCAGTTGGAGTGGGTGAAGGGGGGGAAAAATTACACAGATTCAGATTGTTGTGTGCTAATAGTTGGAGCACATGTTTGTTTGGATGTTAATTGAAGATAACACTGGGTTTTAATATAATCCCCCAACAGCTAATAGCCAGTAAGAATTCATTGTCTTGACCCACAGATAAAGAATGGCTACACACAAGATAATGGTGGATATCATTGCCAGATGGAACCTAACCCCAGCAATAATTTGGACCTTCACAATAAGATGACAGAAAACAGTGGGGCTGGTGTGACgggggagggggctgggtggggccaggagggagaaggtgcaaagtatAATACACCAATGTTCAGCATAGCACCAGACTTTATTTATACTAATTGTGCAGTACCTTCTTCACCAAGTAATTCAGACTCAATGCCTTTTGTGTTGACCTGCAACCAAGAAACAGTGGTTCAAAAATCTTGCTAGTTCATTTGCTATGCAAACATTTCTATACACTTGCACGCAAGCTGAAAAGCAGCATATAGGGAAAAGGATAAGAAAGCTAGATTAAAAAGCAAAGAGCCACAGTCTACAGGAACATTTAGACTGAAGCAAGCTTTGTAACAAGGGAGAAGGTGCA
Coding sequences within:
- the arhgap20b gene encoding rho GTPase-activating protein 20 isoform X1, with translation MTPQQNNGDQRKQKAESGSEMFGKSETEKKMKPAVERKRSAPTMVFSKALSKSRLPSRDGLISPTSPDSKSLVRAFSSPTTAFIMDERVQLTTGLQTQERHLFLFSDVLVITKLKSSTNLKLKNQVRLCEMWTAFCIDEVCERKTTPENSFVIGWPTTNCVITFSSSEVREKWLSALQWQIKEMKQDEHPKKISMKMLVMTTQSGASALTLKVGNTDTARKVIKMAAQQLNAKDSASNYQLWVISGKEAAPYPLIGHEQPFSVIMNCLRDFTAHVEQSDANVYSQGSNRVVLLEDLPKSKQCQFILKPRPHPDIHMTRESTPKILRKKKSIIDWALRRSSSNQSDSSLTSESPITPRKLFGLSLPSICKNGTLPKPIMDMLVLLYHEGPSTKGIFRRSANAKTCKELKEKLNSGNEVHMDRESVFVAAAVITDFLRNIPGSVLSSELYEKWMEGIENENEEGKVQSIKNLIEELPEANVLLLRHLFGVLNRIEKNSEENQMTAFNLALCIAPNMLWLPSPMSPEEESKCTRKVAILVQFMIENSYQIFGSGLNSLFGRSQDVQHGNSEDSLDVDSIQPQYSSDDTESVLSDQNKQKLQKERQRNSIFITLNNSKRYATEETKDIRSQQRFFNEEVSSRKILEKSDSGDLCEQSENESLYSYSSVSSLAAIQSIDSARDRCSSEPSVCLSHHLALSHEPVARQSSCDATMTHGHIDYLQQLKMLQIESQKLLDDGKGPISNKMKYTFWRSPQINAKMKQPNLHRLNLSTRSSLSSLSSPTTSPSESSLSSIDSAFSYSDSSMFGRNDSFLCMLGNSGRNQVSLSYTSNRLSGKVPEASPSSMACCLDDMHWYNEIEKERDLDCETEEEDSAQISMGHKSQMSLDVESSEKDTECFTSVTYVGQDYTETDLVQNNTEMLNGEGHQEKNSLTVPNATQFVTSPEDPTCSDIKRTKITFYMAPGKVLTVQHKDDQEKQNPEVTIAEQDDKGHHRVSSPRKETTRWSGQTIKLHIPQSVFYGQNSPLVLQSVGRRQVFERSKSSEQKIIPEDFLTRSPSRDSPLQSDKELLDCSSQPQQCSNSTSNKRHTIRIVLPPSVKSTVKDYFLHNEAKHCLRDTTTVESELVRSRQEWQSRRCTNTHLEDFEKIIFTDESYV